The following nucleotide sequence is from Flavimarina sp. Hel_I_48.
GCCACTTTTCTATTAGTGGATGCAGAGAAATATCCTGAATCCCGCAAACTGGCTACCGTTGATAACCTACCTACGTTTGCAACTTTCAAAAACGGAAGTTTTGTAAATCAGGTACAGACAAATAAGTTTGATAATTTAAAAATACTCGTAGATGAAGTTACCAGTAATTAAACATTTACAAAAAAACAACAGCAAGGAGAGCCTTGAACATACCATTGAAGTTTTAGAATCTTTTACAGAGCACCGTTCTGTAAGCGATGAGGAAATGGATGTCATTGGTGAACTCGTAACTAATATTTGTGGAGCGCTGGAGATGCATGAAATGATCGCTGGCGGCATGAAAGAAATTGATGCTGCAAATGGATTTGCCAAAAAAGTTTTGGGTTCCATAGACAGGTAGATATATCTTTTTGATACGAATCTTTAAAACCTCTTTTGTTCTTGACAAAAGAGGTTTTTTTATGGTATTTTCCGTATTGTTA
It contains:
- a CDS encoding thioredoxin family protein, whose translation is MIKELDQDNLADIVENNETVVVQYMASWCGNCRLIKPKFKKLSAEHENATFLLVDAEKYPESRKLATVDNLPTFATFKNGSFVNQVQTNKFDNLKILVDEVTSN
- a CDS encoding DUF6952 family protein, which gives rise to MKLPVIKHLQKNNSKESLEHTIEVLESFTEHRSVSDEEMDVIGELVTNICGALEMHEMIAGGMKEIDAANGFAKKVLGSIDR